A window from Equus caballus isolate H_3958 breed thoroughbred chromosome 8, TB-T2T, whole genome shotgun sequence encodes these proteins:
- the LOC100066066 gene encoding LOW QUALITY PROTEIN: cationic amino acid transporter 4-like (The sequence of the model RefSeq protein was modified relative to this genomic sequence to represent the inferred CDS: deleted 1 base in 1 codon; substituted 2 bases at 2 genomic stop codons) → MAWGLPSTASLARFCQKLNRLKPLEESTTETSQQCHLTMLDLILLGMGATMGLGLYMLTGTVAKEMAGPVVLVSFSVAGMASLLAALCYVELAARVPRKGASCLFTCVFMGELWAFLIGWILLIQCLIGGIAMARTWSGDLDAIFSHGIRSFTMAHVGSWQVPFLAQYPDFLAAGVILLASAFVSCGVHISSWLNRTFSAISLVVILFIVTLGFVLARPENWSTEEGGFAPFGFSGIMAGAATCFXAFLGFGAIAASSEEGQNPKRAVPMAIAISVGLMAGSNILASTVLTLMVPRHSLDPDWALADAFYQRGYSWVGFIVAAGAVCGKRPFWVRWERTGWWGPAHSLPRRHLHLGLCSQLRPGPRKVLMIRLATQAFWEGPAHHPSQSYTECQFWACAARSFPGGRTQPSSDSPVGLSPELGCPIPGWWGGTVQYPAYTQAHSESPDKLMPLLPRGHPCSGPDQRPQVGLSTMLTGLPPSAMGMTTVLFNILFAVPRIVYAVATDGLFFQIFTRVHPRTQVPIVGILVFGFLMPLLAVLLDVEALIQFLSIGTLVTRPVVNTSIIVLRFQKSPPSSPLGSVSPGPVAEGYEDSSGHRRLEDTEQPSAPEPGQLXPALRPFLGSMSGCRPGVAVAWALRVLVVSAIILHCVLAFGNSVLHLPPWGHSLLLLLSSVVFLLSLLVLGAHQQQRRQDAFQVPMVPLIPAASILLNVFLMLHLSSLTWLRFSIWLLIGLVVYFVYGIWHSRENQRDLPGLTATRGSLEETVQALDSLNPEDTARLSPNLTSLRRIAPKREIQT, encoded by the exons ATGGCCTGGGGACTGCCCAGCACCGCCAGCCTGGCGCGCTTCTGCCAGAAGCTGAACCGGCTGAAGCCACTGGAGGAGTCCACCACGGAGACGTCGCAGCAGTGCCACCTGACCATGCTGGATCTGATCCTGCTGGGCATGGGTGCTACGATGGGCTTGGGCCTCTACATGCTCACGGGCACTGTGGCCAAGGAGatggccggccctgtggtgctcGTGTCTTTCAGTGTAGCTGGCATGGCCTCCCTGCTGGCAGCCCTATGCTACGTGGAGTTGGCAGCACGTGTGCCCCGCAAGGGCGCTTCCTGTTTGTTCACCTGTGTGTTCATGGGTGAACTGTGGGCCTTCCTCATTGGCTGGATATTGCTCATCCAGTGTCTCATTGGTGGGATTGCCATGGCCCGCACCTGGAGC GGTGACCTGGACGCCATCTTCAGCCACGGCATCCGCAGCTTCACCATGGCCCATGTGGGCAGCTGGCAGGTGCCGTTCCTGGCCCAGTACCCGGACTTCTTGGCTGCTGGAGTCATACTTTTGGCCTCCGCATTTGTCTCCTGTGGAGTCCACATCTCTTCCTGGCTCAACCGCACCTTCTCTGCCATCAGCTTGGTTGTCATCCTCTTCATCGTCACCCTGGGGTTTGTCCTGGCCCGTCCGGAGAACTGGAGCACTGAGGAGGGCGGCTTTGCGCCGTTTGGCTTCTCTGGCATCATGGCTGGTGCTGCCACCTGCTTCTAGGCCTTCTTGGGCTTTGGCGCTATTGCTGCCTCCAGCGAGGAGGGCCAGAACCCCAAGCGAGCTGTGCCTATGGCCATCGCCATCTCAGTTGGCCTGATGGCTGGTAGTAACATCCTCGCCTCCACTGTGCTCACCCTCATGGTGCCCAGGCACAGCCTGGACCCTGACTGGGCACTCGCTGATGCCTTCTACCAGCGAGGCTACAGCTGGGTGGGCTTCATCGTGGCGGCTGGCGCTGTCTGCGGTAAGAGGCCCTTCTGGGTAAGGTGGGAGAGGACAGGGTGGTGGGGCCCTGCCCATAGCCTCCCAAGACGACATCTCCATCTGGGCCTGTGTTCCCAGTTGCGTCCTGGGCCCAGGAAGGTACTAATGATTAGACTCGCCACCCAGGCTTTTTGGGAGGGACCTGCTCACCACCCCTCCCAATCGTACACAGAATGTCAGTTCTGGGCATGTGCTGCCAGGTCCTTTCCTGGTGGAAGGACTCAGCCTTCATCAGATTCTCCAGTGGGTCTGTCACCTGAACTGGGCTGTCCCATTCCTGGGTGGTGGGGGGGAACAGTTCAGTACCCTGCATACACTCAGGCTCACTCTGAGAGCCCAGATAAACTCATGCCCCTGTTACCAAGGGGCCACCCATGCTCTGGCCCCGATCAGCGACCGCAGGTGGGCTTGTCCACCATGCTGACTGGTCTCCCACCGTCTGCCATGGGCATGACCACTGTCCTGTTCAACATTCTCTTTGCTGTGCCACGCATCGTATATGCCGTGGCCACTGACGGGCTCTTCTTCCAGATATTTACCCGTGTGCACCCTCGCACACAGGTGCCCATAGTGGGCATCCTGGTGTTCGGGTTCCTCATGCCTCTCTTGGCAGTGCTGCTGGACGTTGAGGCACTGATCCAGTTCCTGTCCATTGGCACCCTGGTCACCCGCCCTGTTGTGAACACCAGCATTATTGTGCTACGCTTCCAAAAGTCTCCTCCATCTAGTCCCTTGGGCTCAGTCAgccctggccctgtggctgaggggtaTGAGGACTCCTCAGGACACAGACGGCTGGAGGACACTGAGCAGCCCTCAGCCCCTGAGCCTGGGCAGCTGTGACCAGCCCTGAGGCCCTTCCTTGGCTCCATGAGTGGATGCAGACCTGGAGTCGCCGTGGCCTGGGCACTCCGTGTCCTGGTGGTCTCAGCCATCATTCTGCACTGCGTGCTGGCCTTTGGGAACTCGGTCCTGCACCTCCCACCCTGGGGCCAcagcctgctgctcctgctcagcTCCGTCGTGTTTCTGCTCAGTCTCCTCGTCCTGGGGGCCCACCAGCAACAGCGCCGGCAGGACGCCTTTCAG GTTCCCATGGTGCCCCTGATTCCAGCCGCGAGCATCCTCCTCAACGTCTTCCTCATGCTACATCTGAGCTCCCTGACCTGGCTGCGGTTCTCCATCTGGCTTCTGATTG GACTTGTGGTGTATTTTGTCTACGGCATCTGGCACAGCAGGGAGAACCAGCGGGATCTGCCGGGGTTGACTGCCACACGTGGCAGCCTAGAGGAGACGGTGCAGGCCCTAGATTCCCTAAATCCAGAAGACACAGCCCGCCTATCCCCAAACCTCACGTCTCTTAGACGAATTGCACCAAAGAGAGAGATCCAGACCTAA